One Amaranthus tricolor cultivar Red isolate AtriRed21 chromosome 1, ASM2621246v1, whole genome shotgun sequence DNA window includes the following coding sequences:
- the LOC130799709 gene encoding protein MAINTENANCE OF MERISTEMS-like, which produces MRLCHRSHALDTQTTAYYMAVIGSTLLADKTRTGMRPHPIVVVNDDEQDVAWGAVTLAFLYRQLGMASRAGCKTIAGCLTLLQTWIYEYFPAFRPHPRRDDVPNTTRAEMWTPKKVGRELDRLISFRKVLDSMTETQVEWTPYNCGAAALLHELGSCSLFLQLL; this is translated from the exons atgcggctgtgtcataggtcgcatGCCTTGGATACCCAGAccacagcgtactacatggctgtcattggctctaccttgttggcggataagaccaggactggcatgcgacctcacccgatagttGTCGTCAACGACGATGAACAGGACGTGGCTTGGGGTGCGGTGACtttggcgttcttgtacaggcagctcggaatggcatctagggctggttgcaagaccattgctggatgcctcacattgctccagacatggatctatgagtacttccccgctttccgccctcatcctcgccgagatgATGTGCCAAACacgactagggcggagatgtggacgcCGAAGAAAGTAGGTCGTGAGCTGGACAGGTTGATATCATTCCGCAAGGTTCTGGACTCAATGACAGAGACTCAG GttgaatggactccctacaattGTGGAGCTGCTGCGTTGCTGCATGA attgggttcgtgcaGTCTATTCCTCCAGCTCCTAtga
- the LOC130805276 gene encoding plant UBX domain-containing protein 3-like, with protein MASEHQNLIDSFMEITSSSPEEAQFFLESHNFDVDAAVSTFFESNSAPSVANPILDSAAQEADTEADIVSPSPSSPSASLSPSPSRSRSHSPPSGVRSLYNLRSRRTSENKDNNYGGTSKSRRSRGRVGGVRTLADLNHNSSEDSDSDHSHDHPPQYFTGGEKSGMVVQDPSNDNHVEAIFEQARRMGALEGPADVHRPSSSSRSFSGTARLLSGEVVPSSARERPPEAVTHTITFWRNGFTVDDGPLRRFDDEENAQILESIKNSECPEELQPADRKTAVNVNLVRRNENYSEPPKEKPAAFQGAGRTLGDSSSNSSEPSTVTAALNSAPPPTMGLIVDDKLPSTSIQLRLADGTRMVSRFNHHHTIRDIHAFIDASRPARRGAYTLQMMGFPPKQLTDVDQTVEQAGLANSVVIQKF; from the exons ATGGCGTCGGAGCACCAAAATTTAATCGACTCTTTCATGGAGATTACATCTTCTTCTCCTGAAGAAGCTCAATTCTTCCTCGAAAGTCACAATTTTGATGTCGACGCCGCAGTCTCTACCTTCTTCGAATCCAACTCTGCTCCTTCTGTCGCCAACCCAATCCTAGATTCTGCTGCTCAAGAGGCAGATACTGAAGCAGATATCGTCTCTCCATCTCCGTCTTCTCCTTCAGCATCTCTATCTCCTTCCCCTTCACGTTCTCGATCTCATTCTCCTCCTTCTGGAGTTCGATCGCTTTACAATCTACGATCGCGTAGAACGTCTGAGAATAAGGATAATAATTATGGAGGAACTTCTAAATCGCGGAGAAGTCGTGGTCGTGTTGGTGGTGTTCGTACTTTAGCTGATCTGAACCACAATTCTTCTGAGGATAGTGATTCTGATCATAGTCATGATCATCCTCCTCAGTATTTCACCGGTGGTGAGAAaag TGGTATGGTTGTGCAAGATCCTTCCAATGATAATCATGTTGAGGCGATTTTTGAGCAGGCTAGACGCATGGGAGCTCTTGAAGGACCAGCTGATGTTCATCGTCCATCTTCAAGCTCAAGAAGCTTTTCTGGAACAGCTAGATTGCTCTCTGGGGAGGTGGTCCCATCTTCTGCTCGTGAGCGCCCTCCTGAAGCTGTCACTCATACAATCACCTTTTGGCGTAATGGTTTTACAGTAGATGATGGTCCTTTGAGGAgatttgatgatgaagaaaatgCTCAAATTCTGGAG AGCATAAAAAATTCTGAGTGCCCAGAGGAGCTACAACCAGCTGACAGGAAGACTGCAGTCAATGTTAATCTTGTGAGGAGGAATGAGAACTACTCT GAACCACCAAAAGAAAAACCTGCTGCATTCCAGGGTGCTGGGAGGACATTGGGTGACAGCAGCTCAAACTCTTCTGAGCCTTCTACTGTTACTGCTGCTCTCAACTCTGCCCCTCCTCCAACGATGGGCCTAATTGTTGATGATAAACTACCATCAACCTCAATCCAGTTAAGGTTGGCAGATGGGACCCGGATGGTCTCACGCTTCAACCATCATCATACAATAAGAGATATTCATGCCTTCATTGATGCATCAAGGCCAGCTAGAAGAGGAGCTTATACACTACAGATGATGGGGTTTCCTCCGAAGCAGCTAACTGATGTCGACCAGACTGTAGAGCAAGCTGGTCTTGCGAACTCTGTTGTAATCCAGAAATTTTAG